In Kogia breviceps isolate mKogBre1 chromosome 7, mKogBre1 haplotype 1, whole genome shotgun sequence, a single window of DNA contains:
- the POLD4 gene encoding DNA polymerase delta subunit 4 isoform X1 translates to MGRKRLITDSYPVVKRREGSAGHSKGELAPELGEEPQPPSEDEAEMELLRQFDLAWQYGPCTGITRLQRWHRAEKMGLEPPQEVWQVLQTHPGDPRFQCSLWHLYPL, encoded by the exons ATGGGCCGGAAACGGCTCATCACTGACTCCTACCCTGTAGTGAAGAGGAGGGAGGGCTCCGCTGGGCACAGCAAGGGGGAGCTGGCACCAGAGCTAG GGGAAGAGCCCCAGCCTCCGAGCGAGGATGAAGCGGAGATGGAGCTGCTGAGGCAGTTTGACCTGGCCTGGCAGTATGGGCCCTGCACAG GGATCACACGGCTGCAGCGCTGGCATCGGGCAGAGAAGATGGGCTTGGAGCCTCCCCAAGAAGTGTGGCAGGTGCTGCAGACCCACCCCGGTGATCCCCGCTTCCAGTGCAG CCTCTGGCATCTCTATCCCCTCTGA
- the POLD4 gene encoding DNA polymerase delta subunit 4 isoform X2, translating to MFSTSYTRPSSGQQRQRGGEEPQPPSEDEAEMELLRQFDLAWQYGPCTGITRLQRWHRAEKMGLEPPQEVWQVLQTHPGDPRFQCSLWHLYPL from the exons ATGTTCTCTACTTCCTACACCAGACCTAGCAGTGGACAGCAGAGGCAAAGGGGCG GGGAAGAGCCCCAGCCTCCGAGCGAGGATGAAGCGGAGATGGAGCTGCTGAGGCAGTTTGACCTGGCCTGGCAGTATGGGCCCTGCACAG GGATCACACGGCTGCAGCGCTGGCATCGGGCAGAGAAGATGGGCTTGGAGCCTCCCCAAGAAGTGTGGCAGGTGCTGCAGACCCACCCCGGTGATCCCCGCTTCCAGTGCAG CCTCTGGCATCTCTATCCCCTCTGA
- the CLCF1 gene encoding cardiotrophin-like cytokine factor 1 isoform X3: MDFRAGDSWGMLACLCAVLWHLPAVPAHNRTGDPGPGPSIQKTYDLTRYLEHQLRSLAGTYLNYLGPPFNEPDFNPPRLGAETLPRATVNLEVWRSLNDRLRLTQNYEAYSHLLCYLRGLNRQAATAELRRSLAHFCTSLQGLLGSIAGVMAALGYPLPQPLPGTEPTWTPGPAHSDFLQKMDDFWLLKELQTWLWRSAKDFNRLKKKMQPPAAAVTLHLEAHGF, translated from the exons atGGACTTCCGAGCAG GGGACTCGTGGGGGATGCTCGCGTGCCTGTGCGCAGTGCTCTGGCACCTCCCTGCGGTGCCAGCCCACAACCGCACCGGGGACCCGGGGCCTGGCCCCTCCATCCAGAAAACCTATGACCTCACCCGCTACCTGGAGCACCAGCTCCGCAGCTTGGCTGGGACCTAT TTGAACTACCTGGGCCCCCCTTTCAACGAGCCTGACTTCAACCCACCTCGGCTGGGGGCGGAGACTCTGCCCAGGGCCACTGTCAACCTGGAGGTGTGGCGAAGCCTCAATGACAGACTGCGGCTGACCCAGAACTACGAGGCCTACAGCCACCTCCTGTGCTACCTGCGTGGCCTCAACCGCCAGGCCGCCACGGCCGAGCTGCGCCGCAGCCTGGCCCACTTCTGCACCAGCCTCCAGGGCCTGCTGGGCAGCATCGCGGGCGTCATGGCAGCTCTGGGCTACCCGCTGCCCCAGCCTCTGCCCGGGACTGAGCCCACCTGgacccctggccctgcccacagTGACTTCCTCCAGAAGATGGATGACTTCTGGCTGTTGAAGGAGCTGCAGACCTGGCTGTGGCGCTCGGCCAAGGACTTCAACCGGCTCAAGAAGAAGATGCAGCCTCCGGCAGCCGCGGTCACCCTGCACCTGGAGGCCCATGGCTTCTGA
- the CLCF1 gene encoding cardiotrophin-like cytokine factor 1 isoform X1, with translation MLPAAGEPAAGDSWGMLACLCAVLWHLPAVPAHNRTGDPGPGPSIQKTYDLTRYLEHQLRSLAGTYLNYLGPPFNEPDFNPPRLGAETLPRATVNLEVWRSLNDRLRLTQNYEAYSHLLCYLRGLNRQAATAELRRSLAHFCTSLQGLLGSIAGVMAALGYPLPQPLPGTEPTWTPGPAHSDFLQKMDDFWLLKELQTWLWRSAKDFNRLKKKMQPPAAAVTLHLEAHGF, from the exons ATGCTGCCCGCAGCGGGGGAGCCGGCGGCAG GGGACTCGTGGGGGATGCTCGCGTGCCTGTGCGCAGTGCTCTGGCACCTCCCTGCGGTGCCAGCCCACAACCGCACCGGGGACCCGGGGCCTGGCCCCTCCATCCAGAAAACCTATGACCTCACCCGCTACCTGGAGCACCAGCTCCGCAGCTTGGCTGGGACCTAT TTGAACTACCTGGGCCCCCCTTTCAACGAGCCTGACTTCAACCCACCTCGGCTGGGGGCGGAGACTCTGCCCAGGGCCACTGTCAACCTGGAGGTGTGGCGAAGCCTCAATGACAGACTGCGGCTGACCCAGAACTACGAGGCCTACAGCCACCTCCTGTGCTACCTGCGTGGCCTCAACCGCCAGGCCGCCACGGCCGAGCTGCGCCGCAGCCTGGCCCACTTCTGCACCAGCCTCCAGGGCCTGCTGGGCAGCATCGCGGGCGTCATGGCAGCTCTGGGCTACCCGCTGCCCCAGCCTCTGCCCGGGACTGAGCCCACCTGgacccctggccctgcccacagTGACTTCCTCCAGAAGATGGATGACTTCTGGCTGTTGAAGGAGCTGCAGACCTGGCTGTGGCGCTCGGCCAAGGACTTCAACCGGCTCAAGAAGAAGATGCAGCCTCCGGCAGCCGCGGTCACCCTGCACCTGGAGGCCCATGGCTTCTGA
- the CLCF1 gene encoding cardiotrophin-like cytokine factor 1 isoform X2, with protein MLACLCAVLWHLPAVPAHNRTGDPGPGPSIQKTYDLTRYLEHQLRSLAGTYLNYLGPPFNEPDFNPPRLGAETLPRATVNLEVWRSLNDRLRLTQNYEAYSHLLCYLRGLNRQAATAELRRSLAHFCTSLQGLLGSIAGVMAALGYPLPQPLPGTEPTWTPGPAHSDFLQKMDDFWLLKELQTWLWRSAKDFNRLKKKMQPPAAAVTLHLEAHGF; from the exons ATGCTCGCGTGCCTGTGCGCAGTGCTCTGGCACCTCCCTGCGGTGCCAGCCCACAACCGCACCGGGGACCCGGGGCCTGGCCCCTCCATCCAGAAAACCTATGACCTCACCCGCTACCTGGAGCACCAGCTCCGCAGCTTGGCTGGGACCTAT TTGAACTACCTGGGCCCCCCTTTCAACGAGCCTGACTTCAACCCACCTCGGCTGGGGGCGGAGACTCTGCCCAGGGCCACTGTCAACCTGGAGGTGTGGCGAAGCCTCAATGACAGACTGCGGCTGACCCAGAACTACGAGGCCTACAGCCACCTCCTGTGCTACCTGCGTGGCCTCAACCGCCAGGCCGCCACGGCCGAGCTGCGCCGCAGCCTGGCCCACTTCTGCACCAGCCTCCAGGGCCTGCTGGGCAGCATCGCGGGCGTCATGGCAGCTCTGGGCTACCCGCTGCCCCAGCCTCTGCCCGGGACTGAGCCCACCTGgacccctggccctgcccacagTGACTTCCTCCAGAAGATGGATGACTTCTGGCTGTTGAAGGAGCTGCAGACCTGGCTGTGGCGCTCGGCCAAGGACTTCAACCGGCTCAAGAAGAAGATGCAGCCTCCGGCAGCCGCGGTCACCCTGCACCTGGAGGCCCATGGCTTCTGA